CTCTCGCACGATATTGCCGATGGGAATGGATCGATAGTACGGATGCTCGCTCCGCGTATCGAGACGTGAATAGCTGTTAGATGCCTCGGATATCTGAGGGTACTCAATGTTATATATAATCCCGATACAGGCGGTCGCGTGCCACCAGTAAATGCGATTGGACAGGTTCCTCGATGGCTGTTTACCGCGATCTACGAGAGATAGTCATGGCGAGAATAACCATCACAACGAAATTTCACAACCCTTCTCGTGCCCGTCGAAGGGAGTGGCAACGGGCTACTCACCTCTACGCCGAGACCAAGCAGTCACTAATCGATGGCTGGGTTAACGGTGAGTTGGAGCAGTCGATAACAACGGCCAGTATCGAGAACGATCTGTACGCCGTGATCCAGTCTCAGGCAATCCGTGAAGCAAAAGCCGAGTATTCGAAGGATGGTGCTATCGAGTATAGCAGCAGTCTCCCGTTCGGGATCAACAACCAGAACTGGAAAATTGATGTGACCGAGAATGGCACAGTTGTCCTTGGATTCCCCTGTATTTCGCAGTGGTGGTACACACCGATCACCGTCTATGAGGAGATAGAGGATGTCGTCAATGGGCTGCTAGCTGGCGACATGAAGAAATCACTTCTACAGGTATATCGCCGCGGTGCTGAGTGGTTTTGTGCGTTCACTGTTCTTCACGAAGCTCCATCAGGAGGGAAAACACTCATCGGGGTCGATATCGGCGAGCGGCACATTCTCGCCGCCGCTGCCCCCGACAAAGGTGAGTCGCTGCTCGTCTCAGGGAAGGAAATGAAGTACATCCGGCGCAAATATCGGTCTCTCCGCGAGTCCCTACAGGAAGCGGGTGCGCTTCGCGCACTCAACCGTATGGGTAAGAAAGAACAGCGTCGGGTGACACATCTGAACCACACACTCTCTCGACGTCTCGTTGAGTTCGCTGACCAGTTTGATGAGCCACTGATTCGAATTGAGGACCTCGGTGAAATCCGTGAACGGTGTCCGTGGTCCGGTGTCCACTCCTGGCCCTTCGGGCAACTCCAGCGGTTCATCATCTACAAGGCTGCCAAGCAGGGCATCACGGTCGAGAAGGTTGATCCCTCCTATACCAGCCAACGGTGTTCGGTCTGTGGAGCGTCCGGTACCCGGTCGGGTGACCATTTTAGGTGTCCGGACTGTGGTCGCGGTCGCCACGCCGATCTGAACGCCGCAGAAAACATCGCGACTCGAGAGGGCGAACCATGCACGACGTAACAGTTCGGCTGATGCGAATCGTGCTACCTCGCGGGCTGAAAACCCCGCCAACGATTGTCTGCTGGACGCAGAGAGGAAGGCCGTGTTGACACGGCTGCACGCACTGGAACGCTCACCGTCGGTCACAATTCGGTGGCAACCAATGACGGCCCACGCGAAGGCGTCTCTGTGGCCCGAGGAAACGTGCAACCTCAAACTCCCCTTCGGGGAATCCCTGCCGCTTGAGCAGGGAGGATGTCAAATGAAAAAGATAGTTCGCTCTTAGCGGACGAAGTTCAAAAGCTTCGCTCAACTCCTGTACTACGGGGGGTCTGACAGCTCATGAGTCTATGTTCGTCTCGTTCATAGACTCCTTCAGCACAGTATTCGTAGCCCTTCTCATTCTCCTCAATGTAGGTATTTCTAGTTCGTCTTGATCCAGCAACCCCTCTATGTTCTCTCCCTTGTCAGGGTGCTTGATCCTGTTCACCATCTTACGCCATGCAGAAGCGTCATCCACGCTGAGGATTGTCCTGTCTGCGATGAGCTGGTCTTTATTCCCATGTCTTCCCGAAGAGAGCAGATTCTCACAGACAAAATACAAGTTTGTCATTGCAGTCCAGAGATCCGAGGATAGCGCGTCGTCGTACATGTGGAGGGCAACACGGAGATCCATTTCGGCGTCTGTCTCGATATGTTTCGACCTGTATTCTCTCACGTCCCCGTAGACCGATATTACATCGCCCATAATCTCGATCTCCTTTGGGATCTCGTTTAATCCGAGTAGAGCTGTAGCGATATTTCCCGGCGAGAGGTCGTCGCGGTAGTCCAACGCTCCTCTCTCGTATGAATACGCTCCACCAACAACTTGCCCCGGGCTCTGGGAGAAGAATACCGGGTCCCTCGTGCATAGGTTGAGAGCAATCAGAAAGTCGAAAATATCTGCGTGTTCCCGCAGAGGGGGGCTAGTATTTTCCAACAGGCCGTGAGAAATGATCCACCAATGCCGTTCGGGATGATCGACCGTTTTCTTGATCTGAATTTGTCTGTCGCTCGTAACCACCTGTTTCCCTTGGTGAGCCTGCTTGTTGACCCAGAGACCAACTGACTCGTGTTGTTTGAACTGTAGTACTTCGATATCGGGGCACCTGACCACCTCTACTTCGTCCGTCTTCTGATCGACTCCTGATTGGGTACCTGTGCGTGTTTGGCTCAATGGTCGAAGATAAGAGGGGATATAGGTCGTCATTTTTACCAAATATCTTGTCCGGTCGTAAAGTCATTAGTACCCCTTGTTAGAGATTGACAATACCAAGGGGACACGTCAAAATTGTCGAGAATAACTACGCTATCGTGATCTTATACTCGATTACTGACTCTGATTTATCTATAATAATCGACTGAGGTTCTATGAAAACAAGCTACTCACGGTCGACAAATCGAGCCCGACGGTATCGAGGCGAGCGAACGCTCGGGGGCTGTCTCGTCTACGCCGGCGACGATCTCCTCGATAAGCACCTCACAGTCCATCCAGTGTCGCCCGGCGGCTTCGATTGGGGCCCGGACGCGGCTCCCGAACGTGCTTGCCAGCTCGCCATCGCGCTGCTCGCGCCAACACTCGGACTCGAAGTCGCCGTCGACGACTACCATCTCTTCGCCGAGAACTTCGTCCGCCGGGAACTCACGGGCGATGAATGGTCGGTTCGTCTCCAGGACCTCCGCGAGTCGGGCTATCGAGAGCAGTATCTGCATCGGGACTATCCGGAGAATACCGCTCCAGAGCCTGCGGACGTCGACATCGAGACCATCGATCTGGACACGATCACCTACGCCGAGGAACTCGCGCTGGTCCGCCGGTATGACGAGGTGCTCTGGAAGAAAGGCAACACCCGCGGTAATCTGGCCAGACTCCAGGCGATTCGACGTGGTGAGCGCGACCCGGCGGCTGAGCCGTTCTCCACGCAGTGGCTCTCGACACAGGGACGGCTCACCTCGCCGGCGGCCAAACGTGCGCTTGGAGAGGAGTTCGAGACGATGGGCGAGTTCGCCGCCTGGGCCTGTTATGCGACTTCGCTCACGACGGTCGACCATGTCGGCGACTCGACCGCGACGACGATTCGGGGCCTCCGGCCGACGCTCGTTCGATGGTTCGGGGGCGAGGAGTACATTCCTCAATTCGACGACGACCAGGAGACGCTCGTGAGCAACAGTGCTGGGGAGACGTCCTGAACAGCAGAGTAAGCTATCCCTCTATGAATTTAAATACGATACCGATTCAGACCGCCCTGCGATGAGGAGAACAGCCACGCTCCCCGCGGGTTCGGCCTCGAGACAGTATCGGTTGCTCCTTCGACGGTACGGATCACGCTCTCAGGGCGCACGCCGACAGGAGGTTGCATGACCGCCCGTGAGCGGCTTCGGATGCACCTCGTGCAGGCGCTTACTCGATCGAATTCACCGGATGTTCGCGATCACATCCGTGCAGCACTCCACGAGTGGGAGGATCTGCCGCCGACTCCACTAATCGCATGTCCCATCTGTGAACGTGTTGAGCTCCCAGAGCGGATCACGAATCACGACTGTAGGAATGGGAGGAAAGGGCTTTGCGCCTGTTTCGTGTACCGTTGACTATCGTTCGTAGGCTATGACTTCCGGTACTGATTCAAATCCGGGCGGTGATCGTCTTTCCGTCGGGACGTACGTCGTTGACCGAGATGCTACCGACGATCCAGACCGAGCTGTCGTCGTTCGATTGCCCGACGCGGTCTGTGCCACATGGGAGATCGAAGACACTGATCAGACAGTGGCGGATTATAACCCCGACTATTCGAGTGAGGCACCCGTGGCCATCGTTGTATTCGAGCCCGCCCTTGACTCCGTCTCCGAGTGGCACCATTCGGACCCGGACGATCTCTGGCCGCTCGTTCAGACGCACGATCTGCCATACTACGCCTATCCAGAACCCCGTCTTGAGCCAGTGGGCGACTCCCTCGCTGGACACACGCACACCGAACCCATGACTATCTGGTTCGATGGTGCCTGTGAACCCGTCAATCCCGGTGGTCATGGTACCTACGGAATCGTCGTTGCACAGGGCGAAGAAATCGTTCACGAAGAACGAGGTTACATCGGGGAGGGCGAGGGGATAACGAACAATGTCGCCGAATATGAAGCGCTCGTCGCAGCCCTAGAGCACACACAGGCAGAATATCCGGGCGCTCCCGTAACCGTTTACGGGGACTCACAGCTCGTGATCCGACAGCTGACCGGTGAATACGCCGTCCGCAGCCCTCGCCTCCGCCCGCTCTGGCAAGACGCCCGTCGCCTTGCAAACCAGCTGGATGTCGAATTCGAGTGGGTCCCTCGCGAGCAGAACGAACGTGCTGATGCGCTCTCGCGAGAAGCCTACTACGAACAGACCCAACAGGAGGAGCTTGACAAGCGGCGTGAACGTGCCGCAAATGAACCGATGCAGATCACTCCACTCGGCGATGAGACCTACGAGGTCAAAGGGACGTACACAGTCGACCTCACTGCCCGGAGTTGTACGTGTCCCGACTACGAAAATCGAGGCCTCCCGTGCAAGCACATCTTCAAAGTCAAGCAGAACTGTGAACAATCTTGATCACAGGAGGTCGGGGCTTCTTTGTGGTTCCTGCAGAGTACTGTATCGCTTCGCGTTATCGCGGAGAGGATGTCACTCGTCGGTCCAGTCCTCAGCACTCTCGAACCCGCGGAAAGCGTCTCGATTCGGATACGTAGCAACGATTCGCCGTAGTTCGGCAGCGATCTCCGCTGCAGGGCGGTCTTTATTGTGAACGATGACGATGCCGGCGTGATCGGCCGGTGAGAGGTCTGTTGCGTTGAAATCCCGGACTTTGTTCGTGACGAGCACCGTGTCCGTCTGACGGCAGTACGGCAAGATGTCCTCAAAATCATCAGCACCTTCGAACAAGGCATCCAGGACGTATTCTGCGGCAATGTCACGGCGATCCAGTTCCGTGACAATGGTCGGACTTAGGTTCTCGTCGATAAGGAATCGCCACTCGGACTCGATTCCGTTATTCCTGTCTGTCCCGCTCCCACCCTCCATTCGTCACTCGTTCGGATTGATCCCGGCCGGGCGATCTCGGGGGATTCGCTCACGGAGGTCCGCGCTCGCCTGGTCGCGCGCCTCACGATGGTCTTCCATCTCTTCCTCGTGGGCGTGATAGTAGGCAAGTGCCGCATACACGTCGGCGACAGCGAGTTGGAACGTTTCGGCAAACTCATCCGGGGACAGCTCGCCGTCACCCTCTTTGACCTGCTCGTAGATGTCGAGGACGGTGATCCGCCGACCTCTGATACGCGGCTCCCCACCGAACATCTCGTCGGCGACGATCCGCGGATGATCTGGATCCGGCACGTCCGCGTCCCGGTCAGTTGCCATCGTAGCTACCACTAGGAGCGAGACTGGTTATAAATGTCTCTCCGGCACTGAGGGATTGTGGAAGTTGTTCATCGGATAGATGCTGGCCATCTAACGAACAGTCAGACGGAAAGGCAACGAAGCGGGAGCCCGTGAATTTCTTCGGCCAATGGATCAGCGACTCGCTCTAGAATATCGCTATAGACAAGCTGTTCAGCAGGATCTGATTTATCGATCCTAAGAGATTGAGGGGCGGACCAACTACGTTCTCCATCCACCGAGAACGGGGTCCGCCTTCGTTCATCATGTCCACGCCAACACAACCAGACACAGCCACCGCTGACGACGCAGCACGCTCGATGAAGACGGCCGTTCCGGTCGCGGACTTGCTCGCCCGTGAGACGACCCTCTCCTTTGCTGGCCTCACTCCTGCTGATACGGGCGAGTATCCTGCTGCGGTTTCATCGGAAGCTCGGTGTCTCGATCCCGATCCCCGGCCGCTGAAGGACGTCATCGCGACGCTCCCGCAGGCCAGTTCCGGGGAACTCTGGGCGACCAACGAGTTCGTCGACGTGGACGGAACCGTCGATACCGAGGCAATTCGCGACGTTCACGGATTGGATGTCGACGCGCTCGAAAACGCTTCGGGGTGTTCACTCGGCGAGCTTGCGAAGAGGGCGTCGTCAGACCCGCTAGTTCGAATCCGCGACCACCAGGACATCGTTGACGAGCGTCGGAAGGCGCTGTGTGCCCTCGGCTACGACGTCAAGTTCCGCTGGCAGATCGCCTCGGATCGATATTCGATCATCAATCCACAGGAGGCGTATCTCCCCATTATCGGAGCGCTCCAGCAACGCGGTGAGACTGAGGCGTTCGGCTGGACGAGCTACCGGGATTGGGGTGGCCTCCTCAAGATGTTCGTCGTGTGTCCGGGCCTCGAACACACCGTCTCGGGGAGTGAGGACACAGAGTTCGATGACGACTCCGACGGCGTGACGAGCGTTGGTGACTCGGATGAGACGGATTTGATCGTGTACGGCGGGTTCGAGACCGGGTACGCCTTCCGCGGGACGCAGACGCTGTGGGCGAAGCCCATCCTCTACTTCCCCGAGACTGGTACCGTCGTTCCCGATACGGGGAAGCGCTACACGCGCCGGCACTACGGGCGGGCGACCGACGCCACTCACGAGCGGGCGAACGACCGCGTGCCGATCAACGAGTGGTGGAAGGCAATCTACGACGACGTCGCCGACCGACTCGTTGACGTCGACCGTGCCATCCGCCGCACCCGGGCGATTGCCTACGACTTCGAGACACTCCCGTTCGACGCGGCCACGTGCTACCAGTATTGGGGCGTGGCCACGAGGTACGCTGAGGCCGCTGCCGACCGGGCGACGACCCTCGCCTCGCCGCCGTCCCGACCGACGGTGTATAATCTTCAGCTGTCGCTACTGATCGCACTCCTCGATTCGTACGAGGGCTCGCTGGCGTCGGATACGTATCAGGAGTATATTGAGACCGCTGGGGAGCTACTTCGAAAACCAGCGATGATGATCCAGCTCGCGCTGAAAGAACATGACCGGCAGGTCGAGGAGCCGGACGAGCGTGTCCTCGCAGACGATCAACAGACCCTCAGCGACGCGCTGGAGGACATCGTCGACGTTCCTGGTATCGAGGTCGACACTGAGGTCGATCTCTCAGACAGCGGTGCACAGCGGCTCCACGACCGTGTCCAACGGAAGCTCGACGATCTCGATTAATTCTCGACGAGGGAGTCCGGCGACAGTGTTTTACAGAATCCACGGAAAGCGAAATACATGTCGGAGGCTGCTCGGGACTCACATCCACTCGATGCGATGCTCGCCATCTCCGATGTCGTGACGAACCAGCGGTATGCGCAGATCTATGCCCGGGTGCTCACTCTCGATACCCCGACAGTCGAGGAACTCTCCGAGGGTCTCGATAGTTCGACAACGACCGTCTACGAGGACGTGAACCATCTCATCGAAAGCGGTATTCTCGAGCGCGTTACGGACAACCAGCCGCATCGGTACCAAGCCCGCCAGATCGACCTCACCATCCAGACCGACGACTCCTATCAGATTACGCCGGCGCTGTTCGTCGCGCTCGCCCGACGCGAGACGAACGAGAACATTCAGCTGTTTCTCGACCGGCACGGCGTCGGCGGCCTCGCGACCGTCCTTGAGTACGCCCGTGATTACGTCCAAGGCCGAATGAATGCCCGTATCACGGCGCGCGAGCAGGACCTCCCCGTGCTCGAAGCCGAGACGATCCTGCAGGAGATGCGCGACGTGCTCCTGGATGTCGATCTCGAAGAGAGCCCCAACGTCGACGAACTGGACGCGGCAGTCGATGAATAACGAGTCTTCTCCGCAGACGGTCACAGCCAGTCACTGACGTACGCGACGTGATCGGCGAGGTCGGAGACTGACCGTTCGATTCGGCGAACCGCACGTCTCACTTCGCCGCCCGTCCGGGTCACGTCCGCGATAATGATGATACCAGGATGCTCGTCTGCCGGTGGATTACTGAAATCCGACTGATCGGCTGTCAGCAGAACGCGGTCCTTTCGGGTTGCAACGGCTAGGACGTCCGGATCAGACGCGCTTACCCCGAGATCCCCAACGTCGACGACGCGGACGACATCATGGCCGTCGTCGCGGAGGGCCTGTATCCACTCGGTCTCGACGTTTTCGTCCGCGAGCAGTTCCATCGAACGTCCTCTAGGTGGTCTCGTCAGGAACGAGGCGGTTCGGCGCGTGCTCCTCGTACATCGACTGGTTCCGAGTCTCGATGGTACGCATCTCCTCGGGGTGGCTGAAGGCGTACGCGAGCGCGGCGTGGACCTCGGCGACCGAGATGTCGTAGCTCGTGGCGATCTCCTCTGGCGTGTCGTCTCCGTCGACGTAGCGCTGGTAGATGTGATACACGCCGATACGGTGTCCCTCGATCCGGGGGTCCCCGCCGAGGACATCGTCTGTCTTCACGATCTCCGGCATCGTCCCGTCCGAACTCGATTGTGACCCAGTTCCAGCCATGATCCGTTGGTGCCTCTGTACGCTACTAGCGTGTCTCACGTAATAACCACCCGGGTTGATGAGGCGGTCCAGACCCGGTGTTCTGTCCGAGTCTCGGTCCACCGCTGATTTATCGACCCACAATCGGGTGGCGGGATTCCCACGCGGATTCCGTCCCTCAGCCATGTCTTCATCCGATCCAGATGCTGTCGACCGGCCGGAACCGCTCGTCGTCCTCTCACACCTCGTCCATCGTCTACTCAAGCGCGAAGGTGGGAGTGTCCCGCTCGAACGCGTGACCCTCCGGGTCAGCGACTACGTCGATATCGGCGATCAGGAGGCCGCGGACCTCATCGATGCTGGTGCTGCCGAGGGGGTTTTCACTCTCGACCGGGGGACCGGTAGAAGTACGACCATCGTCGGGGTCTCGCCGCAGGGTGAGGAGCCGGCCGTGATCACGGAGGCCTTCGGTGGCCCTGCGGGCGCTGCTGGGACTGCCGATTTTCAAGCCCTCGAGGTCGTCACCGAGAGCATTGCGACCGCACTCCGTGACGCCGGCTACGCGACGTTCACCGATCTCGCGGACGCCGACGTCGGTGATCTCGCCGGGTTAACCGGGACGCTAACCGAGAGTCGCGCCGAGGCGATCATCCAGGCAGCACCCCGACATGTCCCCGTTGGCGTGTGGCTCGCCCGGAGTGCCGACGTCCGATACGGTCGACGCGTGGATGAGACGACCGGTCGAGGGACCGCCCAGGTGGTCGATGTCACCGCTGCCACCGAGCCTGTCGGCGAACCGCGCTATCGATCCGAGGGGCTCGATCCGGACGCTGTCGAGGCCCAGTACGTCTCCGATATCGGCCGGAACGAACAGGACCCGGTGCCGACAGGCCTACACGTCCTCGACGATCCTAACCATCCCGATGTCCCGAAGGCCGCGACGCATCCCGAGGCGGGTGACGATGCCCTGCCGGTCGGTGCGTCGGGGGAAGTGATTCCGCCGGCGATTCCGACGGAGCCGCGTCTCCAGCTTCCACTGGACGAACTGCTCGCGAAGAAACTGGCCCGTGGGCTGGTTCCGATCCGCCTGGTTGGCCCACGCGGCTCCGGGAAGAACTACCTCGTCAAGTACCTGTGTCACCGGACGAACCGTGGCTACGTCTCGGTGGACTGTGACGAGGCGACCCACACGGAAGACCTCTTCGGGCCACTCACGCCCACCGAGGACGGGCTGATCGCACCCAGGAACGGGCCCGCAAAGCAAGCACTACTGAATGGGTCGGTGCTGGTACTCAACGAATTCCCCGTGATGCGGGCCGGCGCCGCGATGTCTCTCCATCGCCTGCTCAACGAGGGCAAACTCCTCGTGAAAGCACACGGAGAGCTGGTCGAACCCCATCCGTCGGCGCGAATCGTGATTACGATGAATCCGCCGACCCGTGAGTACCGGGATTCCGAGCCGATGAATTCGGCCACTCGTGGTCGGTTCCGGGCACTTGAACAGCCCTACATCCAGGACATCGACGAGGAGGTCGCGACGCTGGATGCACAGGTGAACGCCAGTCACGAGGTTGTGGACCGGGGGACGCTCCGGAAGATCGTCCAGTTCGCCCACCAGACCCGGCAGAACGAGAACTGGCCGACGCTCTCGACGCGAAATCTAACGATTCTCTGCGAGCACATCGAGGATGGCGCCTCCCCAAAGGCGGCGGTCAAGAACGAGGTGTGGGCGGTCGCTGAGCCGAATCAGTATCCAGAGGACACCTACGAGACGCTGAATGACTATTTGTAAGGAGTGACTTTCATGTTATTTCTCGATCATTTAAGTACGAGTGACCGGGCGCAAATTCGAGGATGTCGTGCCGGAAGAGTTTAGGATGTACCGCGATGGGAACCTCCGCAGAGTATCTCTCGTCAGCTCCTAGATTGATTGGCCTCGATTCGGAGGCAGTTAGCTAATAGATCTATTATCAATTATGCGCCACCAATACCGTCATCGTCGTCGTCCGTCGAGAAAATCAGTCCGAGGCCTCCACCAATTAGTGCACCTATCGGTCCGCCAGCTGCGAAGCCAGCAATAGCCCCACCACCAGTCCCGAGAGCCTGTCGCTGACCCTGAGTGAGATTTTCGTGCATTCCTCGGGAAACCGTTCCAGTCCCGTCGCATTTCGGACAGTTTCCAAACCCTGTCTGCGGATCAGCCGTAGCACCACTTCCATCGCAGGTAGGGCACTTCTTCGTCTCGGTCATAACTCGCGTTAACTGTCAGGAACGCAAAGATGTTCCGGTCAATCGACCTGCTCGAAGTACATCAGACCGTTGTTATCGCGTCCCGGGCCAGTGTAGTAGAGCCCTTCGAGCGTCTCCCTATCGCCTTCGTCGCGGTACTCCAGAGACGCAGTCCCGAAGTGCATGTCCAACCCCTCAACAAGCGGAGAGCCTGGATTTTCGTATTGGTAACTGAGACTGGGCCACTTCCCTTCCTCGGTCAGCATCGTTGCGCCGTTACTGTCCGACGGCGTCTGGGTCGTCTCGAAGTGGACGTTGATCTTCCGCCACGTCTGGTCGATGTCGAGCCACGCTTTCATTTTCTGGCCGTCCTCACTAGGAGCGTTATCGGGATGGAGCGCCTGGTCGTCTATGTCTCCCTCGTACGAGGTGACGATCCAGCCCTCCCACTTGCCGTTGAGATTCGGGACGCGAGTGAATCCAAGTGCCCGTGCAATACGGGTCTTCCAGAACCACCGGTCGTGAATCTTCCAGACGACAGTGAATGCAAGACCCCACGAGACAACGAATCCCACCGCAAATGGGAGGACGGTCGAAAGCGTCGTGGTCACGAGCTCCACGAGGATCGTAATTCCGTAGGCGAGTAATGCCAGAACGCCGTAGACCTTCGGGCGGAGGTCGTTGTCTGTGGAGTACGTGTGCATGAGTTACCAGTTGTCCCAGAGAGTGACCATCGCGTCGACGTACTGGTCCGCGTACCGTGTGTTCCACTCAGCGGGTCCCGACCCAAACATGTCGGTGATGCCGTTCTGGCAGGTCCAGTTGCTGTAGTCGGTCGTATTGAGATAGCGGAGAATCTTCTCGACGCGATCCTGCTTGTCATATGTGTAGCGCCCGTCTGGGACGTTGTACAGCAAGTTCTCGATGAAGTACGACGGGACGTTCTCTTTGTTTAGCGCGTTGTTGTCGACGAGATAGTTCCGTGCTCGTTTGAAGATGCGGACGGTCTCCTTGAACCGGTCGTTCGTGCTCGACTGCTTGGTGCTCCCCTTACTGATGTGCTGTTTCGGGTAGTTGACGATCTTCGTGTTGGTGAGGTCGAAGAACGCGATACCCGAGTGGTAGCCGTTCGGGTAGTTGTAGTAGTCTCGGTGATCGGCACAGACGAGCACGTCGGCATTGAGCGGCAGTTTGCTCGTGTCAACCTCAATGGCTTTCCCGACCGGGTCGACAGCCGAGGATCCGAATCGAGACTCCAGCACGTCGACGACATCAGTGCGGAACGCTTGCCAGCTGTAATCTGGGTCGCCGGAATTCCGCCGCCATCTGTCCCGCTCATCTGGCGTGAGACCGGAGAGATCGACATAATACACATCTTTGAGCTGGACCACGATGTCGACGTCGCTGCTCGCCCGGACGATGGTGTAGTTCGCGTAGGAGCCCTGCAGATACGTATCGAAATTCGCGTCGGCGAGCGTGTTGCTGGACTGCAGTTCGTTCTGGATTCGGTTGTGGGTTCGCTTCGCGGAATCGATAGGGCCACTATCGTACTGCGCCCACGATTCCAATGTCCCTGAGTCTATCGCCATGGGGAGGGAGTTACAGACTCTTCCTGACCGAACGCCAAAATCTTCCCGGTTCCACTTTCACCTTGCTCTGCGAACCGTTAAGGGGCAGTAGCAGGCATATTAAGTCGTGACCATCGCGCCTATCCTCGAAACGATGTCAGTTTCTTTTGGAGGCTGCTATGGCAATCGATGAGGACACGCTCGAAAGCTGGACCGACCCGAAACGGGCTGCCCTCCAGTCAGCGCAGGACACCCATACGAAGATCCGGAACGCACTCAACGACAGCGACACACTAGATGACGTTGAATTCCACGATTTTCTCCAAGGGTCGTACGCGAACAACACGATCATCCGCGACTCGAGTGACGTTGATATCGTCGTTCGCCTCGACGAGTTCGAGTACTTCAATTTCCACGACCTCGACCCGG
This portion of the Halogeometricum sp. S3BR5-2 genome encodes:
- a CDS encoding RNA-guided endonuclease TnpB family protein, translating into MARITITTKFHNPSRARRREWQRATHLYAETKQSLIDGWVNGELEQSITTASIENDLYAVIQSQAIREAKAEYSKDGAIEYSSSLPFGINNQNWKIDVTENGTVVLGFPCISQWWYTPITVYEEIEDVVNGLLAGDMKKSLLQVYRRGAEWFCAFTVLHEAPSGGKTLIGVDIGERHILAAAAPDKGESLLVSGKEMKYIRRKYRSLRESLQEAGALRALNRMGKKEQRRVTHLNHTLSRRLVEFADQFDEPLIRIEDLGEIRERCPWSGVHSWPFGQLQRFIIYKAAKQGITVEKVDPSYTSQRCSVCGASGTRSGDHFRCPDCGRGRHADLNAAENIATREGEPCTT
- a CDS encoding DUF6166 domain-containing protein, translating into MKTSYSRSTNRARRYRGERTLGGCLVYAGDDLLDKHLTVHPVSPGGFDWGPDAAPERACQLAIALLAPTLGLEVAVDDYHLFAENFVRRELTGDEWSVRLQDLRESGYREQYLHRDYPENTAPEPADVDIETIDLDTITYAEELALVRRYDEVLWKKGNTRGNLARLQAIRRGERDPAAEPFSTQWLSTQGRLTSPAAKRALGEEFETMGEFAAWACYATSLTTVDHVGDSTATTIRGLRPTLVRWFGGEEYIPQFDDDQETLVSNSAGETS
- the rnhA gene encoding ribonuclease HI; protein product: MTSGTDSNPGGDRLSVGTYVVDRDATDDPDRAVVVRLPDAVCATWEIEDTDQTVADYNPDYSSEAPVAIVVFEPALDSVSEWHHSDPDDLWPLVQTHDLPYYAYPEPRLEPVGDSLAGHTHTEPMTIWFDGACEPVNPGGHGTYGIVVAQGEEIVHEERGYIGEGEGITNNVAEYEALVAALEHTQAEYPGAPVTVYGDSQLVIRQLTGEYAVRSPRLRPLWQDARRLANQLDVEFEWVPREQNERADALSREAYYEQTQQEELDKRRERAANEPMQITPLGDETYEVKGTYTVDLTARSCTCPDYENRGLPCKHIFKVKQNCEQS
- a CDS encoding DUF5615 family PIN-like protein, with the translated sequence MEGGSGTDRNNGIESEWRFLIDENLSPTIVTELDRRDIAAEYVLDALFEGADDFEDILPYCRQTDTVLVTNKVRDFNATDLSPADHAGIVIVHNKDRPAAEIAAELRRIVATYPNRDAFRGFESAEDWTDE
- a CDS encoding DUF433 domain-containing protein, with protein sequence MATDRDADVPDPDHPRIVADEMFGGEPRIRGRRITVLDIYEQVKEGDGELSPDEFAETFQLAVADVYAALAYYHAHEEEMEDHREARDQASADLRERIPRDRPAGINPNE
- a CDS encoding DUF7437 domain-containing protein, producing MSEAARDSHPLDAMLAISDVVTNQRYAQIYARVLTLDTPTVEELSEGLDSSTTTVYEDVNHLIESGILERVTDNQPHRYQARQIDLTIQTDDSYQITPALFVALARRETNENIQLFLDRHGVGGLATVLEYARDYVQGRMNARITAREQDLPVLEAETILQEMRDVLLDVDLEESPNVDELDAAVDE
- a CDS encoding DUF5615 family PIN-like protein → MELLADENVETEWIQALRDDGHDVVRVVDVGDLGVSASDPDVLAVATRKDRVLLTADQSDFSNPPADEHPGIIIIADVTRTGGEVRRAVRRIERSVSDLADHVAYVSDWL
- a CDS encoding DUF433 domain-containing protein — encoded protein: MKTDDVLGGDPRIEGHRIGVYHIYQRYVDGDDTPEEIATSYDISVAEVHAALAYAFSHPEEMRTIETRNQSMYEEHAPNRLVPDETT
- a CDS encoding AAA family ATPase; translation: MSSSDPDAVDRPEPLVVLSHLVHRLLKREGGSVPLERVTLRVSDYVDIGDQEAADLIDAGAAEGVFTLDRGTGRSTTIVGVSPQGEEPAVITEAFGGPAGAAGTADFQALEVVTESIATALRDAGYATFTDLADADVGDLAGLTGTLTESRAEAIIQAAPRHVPVGVWLARSADVRYGRRVDETTGRGTAQVVDVTAATEPVGEPRYRSEGLDPDAVEAQYVSDIGRNEQDPVPTGLHVLDDPNHPDVPKAATHPEAGDDALPVGASGEVIPPAIPTEPRLQLPLDELLAKKLARGLVPIRLVGPRGSGKNYLVKYLCHRTNRGYVSVDCDEATHTEDLFGPLTPTEDGLIAPRNGPAKQALLNGSVLVLNEFPVMRAGAAMSLHRLLNEGKLLVKAHGELVEPHPSARIVITMNPPTREYRDSEPMNSATRGRFRALEQPYIQDIDEEVATLDAQVNASHEVVDRGTLRKIVQFAHQTRQNENWPTLSTRNLTILCEHIEDGASPKAAVKNEVWAVAEPNQYPEDTYETLNDYL
- a CDS encoding nucleotidyltransferase domain-containing protein; protein product: MAIDSGTLESWAQYDSGPIDSAKRTHNRIQNELQSSNTLADANFDTYLQGSYANYTIVRASSDVDIVVQLKDVYYVDLSGLTPDERDRWRRNSGDPDYSWQAFRTDVVDVLESRFGSSAVDPVGKAIEVDTSKLPLNADVLVCADHRDYYNYPNGYHSGIAFFDLTNTKIVNYPKQHISKGSTKQSSTNDRFKETVRIFKRARNYLVDNNALNKENVPSYFIENLLYNVPDGRYTYDKQDRVEKILRYLNTTDYSNWTCQNGITDMFGSGPAEWNTRYADQYVDAMVTLWDNW